One window from the genome of Amycolatopsis sp. NBC_01480 encodes:
- a CDS encoding TetR/AcrR family transcriptional regulator, with product MRTRLSTGERREQLLAIGAGLFSKRQYDEVWIEEVAEIAEVSRGLLYHYFPTKKDFFAEVVRTQRDQLLAMSEPDPALPVAEQLRAGLDVYLEFARTHPDGYRIVHRAAGGTDREIQEIREVATATNAERILTALGELTTVTEATRLAVRGWLMFVSEAILHWLDHQTVTQDELRDLCARTLFAAADVQL from the coding sequence ATGCGGACCAGGCTGAGCACCGGGGAACGGCGGGAGCAGCTCCTGGCCATCGGGGCCGGGCTGTTCTCGAAACGGCAGTACGACGAGGTCTGGATCGAAGAGGTCGCCGAGATCGCGGAGGTCTCACGCGGCCTGCTGTACCACTACTTCCCGACGAAAAAGGACTTCTTCGCGGAGGTCGTGCGCACCCAGCGGGACCAGCTGCTGGCGATGAGCGAGCCGGACCCCGCGCTGCCGGTCGCCGAACAGCTGCGCGCGGGTCTCGACGTCTACCTGGAGTTCGCCCGCACCCACCCGGACGGCTACCGGATCGTGCACCGCGCCGCCGGCGGGACCGACCGCGAGATCCAGGAGATCCGCGAAGTCGCCACCGCCACCAACGCCGAGCGGATCCTGACCGCGCTCGGCGAGCTGACCACCGTCACCGAAGCCACGCGCCTGGCCGTGCGCGGCTGGCTGATGTTCGTCAGCGAGGCGATCCTGCACTGGCTCGACCACCAGACGGTGACCCAGGACGAACTGCGGGACCTGTGCGCCCGCACGCTGTTCGCCGCGGCCGATGTCCAGCTCTGA